CAGGAAGACTCGATaaaaacagattattttgtttgcttttagccCTGGGGCAGGAACTGCAGGTAGGGATAGGGGAACACAGCCAAGCTCTGTTGATCCTGGTGTGACTCGGAAGAAGAACCAGGACAGAGAATCTCGGCTGGaagtcttttattcttttaacttgAAAGAGGACATGTTGAACCCGCCCCTTATGCTCAGGTAGCTCAGGTGGCTGTGGCCCAGCCTGTTGGGAAAAGTCAGCTCGTGCCCATCTGGCAGCTTCACCTTGAATTTGTCACTCTCAAAGGTCACTGTGaactgtggggagggagggtgtcAAGGAGGCAGGAGGCCCTGGAAATGGGCCAGGGCAGTGCCTGATGGCTCAAACAAGGCCAGCACCTGTGTCCAGGCCAGGCTCTCTTCCATCTGGGCCCTCCCCTTGACATCACCCCAGTGCCCTTTCCCCCTTTGACCTCACCTTGACCTCTGACCCTGGGCTGAAGCACAGGTGATCTTCCCGTTGTTCTTGCCCCCAGTTGCTGCCGTCCAATGAGTTGCAGACAATGATGGATTCGCTGAAGCGAGGGTTGAAATGCAGGTTCAGCTTGTCTGTCCCCTGGCCCAGATTAATTACAAAGCTGCAGGAGAAGGGGTAGCAGGTGAGGTTCAGGGCTCAGGCCTGGATAAAGCAGCTTGGGTTGGAGGACCTTGGTTGACCACAAGCTGGAAGAATCAAAGCTTGTGTTAGTTGAGATCTGTGCCTTAAAACAAGGGAGGTAACAACCTGCTCAGACTTAGCACTGTGGTAGCACATTCCATTTGGAGCAGGGATCACACTGTTGAGAGAAGGGTAACTGATAGTGACAGCTTCAGGAATTGGGGGTGGCTCTCCTGGGAGAGAGAAATGCTATCTCTTAGATATCTGAAGACCTATTAAATTTAGCCACCAGCAGCCAACCTAAGGTGGTGAGCTCCCTGTCACTATGGGTGTGCAACCGGGGTTGTATGACTTCTTGGCAGGATCACTACAGGAGCCTGGGCTAGACCTGCAGGGTTCCTGAAAGTGGGGCATTCTGGGTCATGGGGTGTCTTCATTTGGGAG
Above is a genomic segment from Pan troglodytes isolate AG18354 chromosome 23, NHGRI_mPanTro3-v2.0_pri, whole genome shotgun sequence containing:
- the LGALS2 gene encoding galectin-2; protein product: MDMKPGSTLKITGSIADGTDGFVINLGQGTDKLNLHFNPRFSESIIVCNSLDGSNWGQEQREDHLCFSPGSEVKFTVTFESDKFKVKLPDGHELTFPNRLGHSHLSYLSIRGGFNMSSFKLKE